The following coding sequences lie in one bacterium genomic window:
- a CDS encoding sodium:solute symporter family protein, with protein MGESLQWSKTRRRCLSHFSILDGSLVGLYLLATMLAGIMVRKYVGKVEHFLIAGREMNVFLGISSLAATEFGIVTCMYTAQNGYEMGFSGAVPGLLAALSMAFVGFTGFGVKPLRDSGVITLPELFQKKFGSRVRWAAGVVIVLGGLLNMGVFLRTGGEFLVMVTGLDVRYLEFTMTLLLILVAVYTILGGMLSVLITDFLQFIVMSLGLLLVTVLILSRIGWDTLVQAVQTHHGAGGFNPIVHPKMGWPY; from the coding sequence ATGGGCGAATCACTGCAATGGAGCAAAACGAGGAGGCGCTGTTTGAGCCATTTTTCCATTCTAGACGGATCACTTGTAGGATTGTATCTACTTGCCACCATGCTGGCCGGCATCATGGTGCGCAAATATGTGGGCAAAGTGGAACATTTTCTCATCGCCGGGCGGGAGATGAACGTTTTTCTCGGCATCTCCTCTCTGGCAGCCACCGAGTTCGGCATCGTCACCTGCATGTACACAGCGCAAAACGGCTATGAGATGGGCTTTTCCGGCGCCGTGCCGGGTCTTTTAGCGGCGCTGTCCATGGCCTTTGTCGGCTTTACCGGATTCGGCGTCAAGCCCCTGCGTGACAGCGGCGTTATCACCCTGCCGGAGCTGTTTCAGAAAAAATTCGGCTCGCGCGTGCGTTGGGCCGCCGGCGTGGTCATCGTGCTGGGTGGTTTGCTGAATATGGGAGTTTTCCTCCGCACCGGCGGCGAGTTTCTGGTGATGGTCACCGGATTGGATGTGCGCTATCTGGAATTCACCATGACCCTGTTGCTGATCCTGGTGGCGGTGTATACGATTCTCGGCGGCATGCTTTCGGTGCTGATCACCGATTTTTTACAGTTCATCGTCATGAGCCTGGGCCTTCTTCTGGTGACGGTGTTGATTCTCTCTCGCATCGGCTGGGATACCTTGGTACAGGCGGTACAGACTCATCATGGGGCAGGCGGGTTTAATCCTATTGTTCATCCCAAAATGGGCTGGCCCTAT
- a CDS encoding Gfo/Idh/MocA family oxidoreductase — translation MSRRNFFRSATTAAAAFSIVPRRVLGGPGYTAPSDELTRAIIGVGGMGLSHMRYTGARLLAVCDVDENHLQRALARADQGVKGYHDFRQVLDRPDIDVVHIATPPHWHALMSIAAAQAGKDIWCEKPMTRTIGEGQQVVRAVQAHDRIFRINTWFRFTDRFYGFGTPIAPVKKLVTSGLLGWPLKVTINQATGFEWKFYWVGRTDLTPQWIPQELDYDLWLGPAPYKPYHPHRVHTTFRGYWDYDGGGLGDMGQHYLDPVQYLLDKDETSPVLIEADAPQSHPDAVGTWRTIRMVYADGCEIILDGEGKDTEAAFLQGPNGKLFRGFKSDIPDLEKKLSAFPDPPAQVTDFYQAVRDRRKFALNEENGHRSATLVNLSKIAVRLGRPLQFDPVRQRFINDDQANAFIHEPMRAPWHA, via the coding sequence ATCAGCCGCAGGAATTTCTTTCGCAGCGCAACTACTGCCGCCGCTGCTTTCAGCATCGTACCGCGTCGGGTTCTGGGCGGGCCCGGCTATACTGCGCCTTCCGACGAGTTGACCCGGGCGATCATCGGAGTCGGCGGCATGGGCCTAAGTCATATGCGCTATACCGGCGCCCGCCTGCTCGCCGTGTGCGATGTAGATGAAAATCATCTGCAACGGGCTTTGGCCAGAGCAGATCAAGGGGTCAAAGGGTATCATGACTTTCGTCAAGTGCTGGATCGCCCGGATATCGACGTCGTGCATATCGCCACACCGCCACACTGGCACGCGCTCATGTCCATTGCCGCCGCCCAGGCGGGCAAAGACATCTGGTGCGAAAAGCCCATGACACGCACCATCGGCGAAGGACAGCAGGTCGTCCGCGCGGTGCAGGCCCACGATCGCATCTTTCGCATCAACACCTGGTTTCGCTTCACCGATCGCTTTTACGGCTTTGGCACACCCATCGCACCGGTGAAAAAGCTGGTGACCAGCGGCCTGTTGGGCTGGCCGCTCAAGGTCACCATCAACCAGGCCACCGGCTTTGAATGGAAATTTTACTGGGTCGGCCGCACGGATCTGACTCCCCAGTGGATTCCTCAGGAATTGGATTACGATCTGTGGTTGGGCCCGGCGCCCTACAAACCCTATCATCCCCATCGCGTGCATACCACCTTTCGCGGCTATTGGGATTACGACGGCGGCGGATTGGGCGATATGGGCCAACACTACCTGGACCCTGTGCAATATCTGCTGGACAAGGACGAAACCAGCCCGGTTCTTATCGAGGCGGATGCGCCACAATCGCACCCGGATGCAGTTGGCACCTGGCGGACCATTCGCATGGTCTATGCCGACGGCTGCGAGATCATTTTGGACGGCGAAGGCAAGGACACAGAAGCGGCTTTTCTTCAAGGCCCGAACGGTAAACTGTTTCGCGGCTTTAAATCGGACATTCCTGATCTGGAGAAAAAACTGTCGGCCTTTCCAGATCCTCCCGCGCAGGTCACGGATTTCTATCAAGCGGTGCGCGACCGGCGTAAATTCGCTCTCAATGAAGAGAACGGGCATCGCTCAGCAACTCTGGTGAACCTCAGCAAGATAGCCGTGCGCCTGGGACGTCCTCTTCAGTTCGATCCGGTGCGTCAACGCTTTATCAACGACGATCAGGCCAACGCCTTCATCCATGAACCCATGCGCGCCCCCTGGCACGCTTAA
- a CDS encoding DUF1080 domain-containing protein produces MQELLKALPADNRLTASLLFDAMLDHGANGVQTLVRLLDSANANEKTTAHYALDGLAQFCGALPNADARRQTFAAALASSLASARPAVDQAFLISRLSSCPSAEVISSLRMFLHDDALCEAAAMVLQSTADPTAGEALREALAQNSDKNKITLIQALGQIKYSKAAPDLLKSAQDKNTAVKEAALFALAEMGSNEAEAVLHHNALLNDKFAIAWLTFAEACTEAQRAIKIAETILHNREKNWSDHLRTAAMALLVKKTGVAALADLREAAAKEPASLRAAALRLAEPLASDEATQAWLGMLPGLTPEAQADVLALLGRQKATNATTAMRRYLSSAEASVRASALQALTSTLGEASVKDLLGLLKTDPDEIMQQQIRQSLLTLPHEALNQEWDRFYPTLDAPGKNLLLDIAVARRDTLRLAALIEAMRSADPALRQTGLTGLRILAKADAVPACLAQLAKTFASLEVKAVQDCIIDIIKREKNQKPCLQKLEDYFQTANKEEKIKLLRVWRGIGSDAALKPVIAGSQDQALKDEALRTLCDWPSLNGLEPLLQLAESKEQQAYRILAVRAALRILRENPMGDLRQLDYLQRLMKSCERTEEKTMVLSQVGQIKSISALKYAAGFCADEDIGYEAAVATVQTTVPLKGTAAALSPEQAVAGVVQAQATKPLQQKIVETPLFASTENQPPEGFTALFNGKDLCGWKGLVEDPIKRRNMSPEELNRAQIKADEEMRRHWRVIDGVLYFDGKGHSLCTSRDYTDFEMYVDWKIEKWGDSGIYLRGAPQVQIWDTAQWPEGSGGLYNNQKNPSKPLVQADKPVGEWNTFHIIMHDERVTVYLNEVLVVDNVIMENYWERNKPIYRSGQIELQAHNTPLYFRNIFIKELPILEPMFNGPLFNGKDLQGWQVINGQPESWQVADGVLYTTGQGSGWLSTTREFADFKLSLEFRVPADGNSGVFLRSPHHGDPAYTGMEIQVLDDYAEQYARLKPWQYTGSVYGIQAPSQRFSKRAGEWQKMVITCRGPRICVELNGQKAIDTDLVDHMQQSKEHPGIQRRAGYIGLQNHSSKLEYRNIWLEELR; encoded by the coding sequence ATGCAAGAACTGCTCAAGGCCCTGCCGGCCGATAACCGGCTCACCGCCTCGCTGCTGTTTGATGCGATGCTGGATCATGGCGCCAATGGCGTGCAAACCCTGGTCCGACTGCTGGATTCCGCTAATGCAAATGAAAAGACCACCGCGCATTACGCGCTGGACGGCCTTGCCCAATTCTGCGGCGCGTTGCCAAATGCGGACGCACGCAGACAAACCTTCGCTGCCGCATTGGCGAGTTCCCTGGCGTCCGCACGGCCGGCAGTAGACCAGGCTTTCCTCATCAGCCGCTTGAGCTCCTGCCCTTCGGCTGAAGTTATTTCGTCTCTGCGCATGTTCTTGCATGATGATGCACTATGCGAAGCCGCGGCGATGGTACTCCAGTCCACAGCAGATCCAACGGCCGGGGAAGCATTGCGGGAGGCGCTGGCTCAGAACAGCGATAAAAATAAAATAACGTTGATCCAGGCTCTCGGACAAATCAAGTACAGCAAGGCGGCGCCCGATTTGCTCAAAAGCGCTCAAGATAAGAACACCGCAGTGAAGGAGGCAGCGCTGTTCGCCCTGGCGGAGATGGGCTCGAACGAGGCGGAAGCTGTGCTGCATCATAATGCACTTCTCAACGATAAATTCGCCATCGCCTGGCTCACCTTTGCCGAGGCCTGCACAGAGGCCCAGCGCGCCATCAAAATCGCCGAAACGATCCTACACAACCGTGAAAAAAACTGGTCCGATCACCTGCGCACAGCCGCGATGGCCCTTTTGGTTAAAAAAACAGGCGTCGCTGCCCTCGCTGACCTGAGGGAGGCGGCAGCGAAAGAACCGGCCTCACTCCGCGCCGCAGCCTTGCGCCTGGCTGAACCCCTGGCATCAGACGAAGCGACACAAGCGTGGTTAGGCATGCTGCCTGGATTGACGCCGGAAGCGCAGGCGGATGTCCTCGCTCTGCTGGGCAGACAAAAAGCGACCAACGCAACCACGGCTATGCGCCGGTATTTGTCCTCCGCAGAGGCAAGCGTGCGCGCCTCTGCGCTGCAGGCTCTGACCAGCACGCTGGGCGAGGCCAGCGTTAAGGATCTGCTCGGCCTGCTCAAAACCGATCCCGACGAAATCATGCAGCAGCAAATCAGGCAGAGTCTGCTCACTCTGCCGCATGAAGCGTTGAACCAGGAATGGGATCGTTTTTACCCAACCCTCGACGCTCCAGGTAAAAATCTTCTGCTTGATATTGCAGTGGCTCGTCGGGACACGCTTCGACTTGCCGCCTTGATTGAGGCCATGCGATCCGCAGATCCGGCTCTGCGGCAGACGGGTCTGACTGGCCTGAGGATCTTGGCAAAAGCAGATGCTGTGCCCGCCTGCCTCGCCCAACTGGCAAAAACCTTTGCATCGCTGGAAGTAAAAGCAGTCCAGGATTGCATCATCGATATCATCAAACGGGAGAAAAACCAAAAACCCTGCTTACAGAAACTGGAGGATTATTTCCAGACCGCAAACAAAGAAGAGAAAATAAAACTGCTGCGCGTCTGGCGCGGCATCGGCAGCGATGCAGCGCTCAAACCGGTCATCGCCGGCAGCCAAGATCAGGCACTGAAGGATGAAGCGCTGCGCACCCTGTGCGACTGGCCGTCCTTAAACGGTCTGGAGCCGCTCCTGCAGCTGGCTGAAAGCAAAGAGCAACAGGCCTACCGAATCCTGGCTGTTCGGGCGGCCCTGCGAATCCTTCGTGAAAACCCCATGGGCGATCTGCGTCAGTTGGACTATTTACAACGGCTGATGAAGAGCTGCGAACGCACTGAAGAGAAAACCATGGTTCTCAGTCAGGTGGGACAGATTAAATCCATTTCAGCGCTCAAATACGCCGCCGGCTTCTGCGCGGATGAAGACATCGGTTACGAAGCGGCGGTAGCCACAGTGCAGACGACCGTCCCACTGAAGGGTACTGCTGCGGCCCTCTCTCCGGAACAGGCTGTCGCAGGCGTGGTGCAGGCGCAGGCCACAAAGCCGTTGCAACAAAAAATCGTTGAGACGCCTTTGTTCGCTTCCACAGAAAATCAACCTCCGGAAGGCTTTACCGCTCTGTTCAACGGCAAGGATCTTTGTGGATGGAAGGGGTTGGTGGAAGACCCAATCAAACGCAGAAACATGAGTCCCGAGGAGCTCAACCGGGCGCAGATCAAAGCCGATGAGGAGATGCGCCGACACTGGCGGGTGATCGACGGTGTGCTCTATTTCGACGGCAAAGGCCACAGCCTGTGCACCAGCCGTGATTATACTGATTTCGAAATGTATGTGGATTGGAAGATCGAAAAATGGGGCGACAGCGGCATCTATCTGCGCGGCGCGCCGCAGGTGCAGATATGGGATACCGCGCAGTGGCCGGAGGGCTCCGGCGGCCTGTACAACAATCAAAAAAATCCCAGCAAGCCACTGGTCCAGGCGGATAAGCCGGTGGGAGAATGGAACACGTTCCACATCATCATGCACGACGAGCGAGTAACCGTCTATCTGAACGAGGTGCTGGTGGTAGATAATGTGATTATGGAAAATTACTGGGAGCGGAACAAACCCATATACCGCAGCGGCCAGATCGAGTTGCAGGCGCATAACACGCCGCTCTATTTCCGCAATATTTTTATCAAGGAACTGCCCATATTGGAACCGATGTTCAACGGACCGCTCTTCAACGGCAAAGATCTGCAAGGATGGCAGGTGATAAATGGTCAGCCTGAAAGCTGGCAAGTCGCGGACGGCGTTTTGTACACCACCGGCCAGGGAAGTGGTTGGCTGTCCACGACCCGGGAATTTGCTGATTTCAAACTATCCCTCGAGTTCCGCGTGCCCGCAGACGGCAACAGCGGCGTTTTTCTGCGCAGCCCGCATCACGGCGATCCGGCCTACACCGGCATGGAGATACAGGTGCTGGATGATTACGCCGAACAATATGCACGTTTGAAGCCCTGGCAATATACCGGCAGCGTCTACGGCATTCAAGCGCCGTCACAGCGCTTCAGCAAACGCGCCGGTGAATGGCAAAAGATGGTCATCACCTGCCGGGGGCCACGGATCTGCGTGGAACTGAACGGACAAAAAGCTATAGATACTGATTTAGTCGACCATATGCAGCAGAGCAAGGAGCATCCGGGCATTCAGCGGCGGGCAGGTTACATCGGTTTGCAAAACCACAGCTCAAAATTGGAATACCGGAATATCTGGTTGGAGGAACTGCGGTAA